The following are encoded in a window of Labrus bergylta chromosome 16, fLabBer1.1, whole genome shotgun sequence genomic DNA:
- the LOC109998103 gene encoding cytosolic phospholipase A2 gamma translates to MKPHSIMQTGYTGCYFVLMWVCFVIFGASTESNMEEKRTAYEKSVHQSQRLCSGEQEYVDERKQVVLQSLNSLGISCSEDSVPHIALLASGGGQRAAVALVGSLHQMEKDGLLDSVLYLGGVSGATWSMASLYSDPQWSVGMDRAVSSLMSPGVELDEALSWLGERAKEEHFSLTDIWGVLTSAGIMKQMDLRRLSDEASRNATNPYPIYCALEKHCFSEGPLEATWFEMSPHEAGFTDLGLFIETSLLGSKFENGELQEEIAEMDMVKLQGVLGCALAHGETIKEFIPRWLKVPGVVDAAAAEYVRLYHALHKLVTLTRNTVQDPAAQADLDKLHKLLEDAHEALRNESESLQDKESFSKQRIEQLLAVVESWSQTLEDGAFKNHVKFIISHVLPLIVKWEWGTTNNFLYQYQNSSIPSCLHTKESFYLVDAGLLVNVAYPSFLGDKRDIDLIIAPEYSAGNMFETLTLARDYAAKLKKPFPEIDEKILEERDWPKDFYVFEGKEKEPTIVFMPLFNRNNCKDAEEVKAKMAEFSTFQLPFSQDKIEFLLETGKENMKRNKQTLLREIKKATELKRCRKSVREGISESCLFGLE, encoded by the exons ATGAAGCCACATAGCATCATGCAGACTGGATATACAGGTTGTTACTTTGTTCTGATGTGGGTATGCTTTGTGATTTTTGGAGCATCAACAGAGAGCAACATGGAGGAGAAAAGAACTGCGTATGAG aAATCCGTGCATCAGTCTCAGCGTTTGTGTTCAGGTGAACAGGAGTATGTTGACGAGAGGAAACAAGTCGTCCTGCAGTCTCTCAACAGTCTGGGAATCAGCTGTTCTGaa GACTCGGTCCCTCACATCGCTCTGCTGGCTTCAGGTGGAGGTCAGAGAGCCGCCGTGGCTCTGGTGGGTTCTCTCCATCAGATGGAGAAAGACGGTCTGCTGGACTCTGTGCTCTACCTGGGAGGAGTCTCTGGGGCGACATG GTCCATGGCCTCTCTGTACAGTGACCCACAGTGGAGCGTGGGGATGGACAGGGCCGTGTCCAGCCTGATGAGTCCAGGGGTGGAGCTGGACGAGGCTCTGTCATGGCTGGGCGAGCGAGCGAAGGAGGAGCATTTCTCTCTCACTGATATCTGGGGGGTGCTGACCTCAGCTGGAATCATGAAACAG ATGGACCTGCGGCGCCTTTCTGACGAGGCCAGCAGAAACGCCACCAACCCCTACCCCATCTACTGCGCCTTAGAGAAGCACTGTTTCTCTGAGGGGCCTCTGGAAG cGACCTGGTTTGAGATGAGTCCTCATGAGGCCGGGTTCACAGACCTCGGCCTCTTCATCGAAACGTCTCTTCTGGGCAGCAAGTTCGAGAACggggagctgcaggaggagataGCTGAGATGGACATGGTCAAACTACAAg GTGTTCTCGGTTGTGCGTTGGCCCATGGAGAGACGATCAAAGAGTTCATCCCTCGCTGGCTGAAAG TGCCTGGTGTAGTGgatgctgcagctgcagagtaCGTCCGTCTTTACCACGCCTTACATAAACTCGTAACTCTGACCAGAAACACCGTCCAGGATCCCGCTGCACAGGCTGACCTCGACAAGCTGCACAAACTACTGGAGGACGCTC ATGAGGCGCTACGTAATGAGTCAGAGAGTTTGCAGGACAAGGAAAGTTTTTCCAAGCAGAGGATTGAGCAGCTGCTGGCTGTGGTGGAGAGCTGGAGCCAGACTCTGGAGGATGGAGCTTTTAAAAATCACg TCAAGTTCATAATTTCGCATGTCCTTCCTCTGATCGTGAAGTGGGAGTGGGGAACAACCAACAACTTCCTCTACCAATACCAAA ACTCCAGCATCCCATCCTGCCTCCACACTAAAGAGAGTTTCTACCTCGTGGACGCTGGCTTGCTGGTGAACGTCGCCTACCCGTCATTTCTGGGAGACAAGAGAGACATCGACCTCATCATCGCTCCAGAGTACAGCGCAGGGAACATGTTTGAG ACTCTGACTTTGGCCAGAGATTACGCAGCCAAGCTGAAGAAGCCGTTCCCTGAGATAGACGAGAAAAtcctggaggagagagactggCCGAAGGACTTCTACGTGTTTGAGGGGAAAGAGAAGGAGCCCACCATCGTGTTCATGCCGCTCTTCAACAGAAACAACTGCAAAG ATGCAGAGGAGGTGAAAGCAAAGATGGCGGAGTTCTCCACCTTCCAGCTTCCGTTCAGTCAAGACAAGATCGAGTTTTTGTTGGAGACGGGGAAAGAGaacatgaagagaaacaaacaaactctgctGAGAGAGATCAAGAAGGCGACTGAACTCAAACGCTGCAG GAAGTCTGTCCGGGAGGGAATCTCTGAGTCTTGTCTTTTTGGTTTGGAGTAG
- the clpp gene encoding ATP-dependent Clp protease proteolytic subunit, mitochondrial: MLLRRALHIGGLTLKHSRSIHHSPVWRSPLIPIVVEQTGRGERAYDIYSRLLRERIICVMGPIDDTVASLVIAQLLFLQSESNNKPIHMYINSPGGVVTAGLAIYDTMQYILNPISTWCVGQAASMGSLLLAAGTSGMRHSLPNARIMVHQPSGGARGQATDIAIQAEEILKLKRQINTIYAKHTGQLLETIEGVMERDRYMSPMEAQDFGIIDRVLVHPPQAGQDEPELVQKEPASAASPSPQPESTSPETASPGTNPPSSYKPEP; the protein is encoded by the exons ATGCTGCTCAGA agGGCGTTACACATCGGAGGTCTAACCCTGAAACACAGCAGGTCCATCCACCACAGTCCTGTATGGAGGAGTCCGCTCATACCTATAGTCGTGGAGCAGACG gggagaggagagcgagCGTATGATATCTACTCTCGTTTGCTGAGGGAGAGGATCATCTGTGTGATGGGTCCT aTCGACGACACTGTGGCCAGCCTGGTCATCGCCCAGCTGCTCTTCTTACAGTCAGAGAGCAACAACAAACCCATCCACATGTACATCAACAGTCCTG GCGGTGTGGTGACAGCAGGCTTGGCCATTTACGACACCATGCAGTACATCCTGAATCCCATCTCCACCTGGTGTGTCGGTCAGGCAGCCAGTATGGGCAGCCTGCTCCTGGCAGCGGGAACGTCAGGCATGAGGCATTCACTGCCCAACGCTCGCATCATGGTCCACCAGCCGTCAGGAGGAGCCAGG GGTCAGGCCACAGACATCGCCATCCAGGCTGAAGAGATCCTGAAGCTGAAGAGACAGATCAACACCATCTACGCCAAACACACGGGGCAGCTGCTGGAAACCATCG AGGGCGTGATGGAGAGGGATCGCTACATGAGCCCCATGGAGGCACAGGACTTTGGCATCATCGACCGGGTCCTGGTCCACCCGCCTCAGGCCGGCCAGGATGAGCCCGAGCTGGTTCAGAAGGAGCCGGCGTCTGCAGCCAGTCCCTCCCCACAGCCAGAGTCCACATCCCCAGAGACCGCCTCCCCAGGGACAAACCCCCCCTCCTCATACAAACCTGAGCCCTGA
- the si:dkey-204f11.64 gene encoding guanine nucleotide-binding protein G(I)/G(S)/G(O) subunit gamma-5 produces the protein MSNNSAASSSSLALAQKAVRQLRLEASVRRIKVSQAAAELKTFCLQNAHKDPLLTGVPSSDNPFRPPKSCVLL, from the exons aTGTCAAACAACAGcgcagccagcagcagcagcttagCTCTCGCTCAGAAGGCCGTGAGGCAGCTTCGACTGGAGGCCAGCGTCCGCAGGATAAAG GTTTCTCaggctgctgcagagctgaAGACCTTCTGTCTGCAGAATGCTCACAAAGACCCCCTCCTCACCGGGGTGCCCTCCAGTGATAACCCGTTCAGACCCCCGAAGTCCTGTGTGCTCCTCTGA
- the LOC109998097 gene encoding cytosolic phospholipase A2 gamma-like has protein sequence MEEKRTAYEKSVLHSQCLCAGEHEYVLKRKRVVLQSLNCLGISCSEDSVPHIALLASGGGQRAAVALVGSLHQMEKDGLLDSVLYLGGVSGSTWSMASLYSDPQWSMGMDRAVSSLTSPGVELDEALSWLGERAKEEDFSLTDIWGVLTSAGIMKQMDLRLLSDEAGRKATNPYPIYCAIEKYFFSEGPLEATWFEMSPHEAGFTDLGLFIETSLLGSKFENGELQEEIAEMDMVKLQGVCSHGEVFLAVHWLIGLLVNVAFPSFLGDKRDIDLIIAPEFTAGNMFENLTLARDYAAKLKKPFPEIDEKILEERDWPKDCYVFEGKEKEPTIVFMPLFNRNNCKDAEEVKAKMAEFSTFQHSYSQEKVELLLETGKENMKRNKQTLLREIKKAAGRRRCRKSARQRFSESCLFGLV, from the exons ATGGAGGAGAAAAGAACTGCGTATGAG aAATCCGTGCTTCActctcagtgtttgtgtgcggGTGAACATGAGTACGTTCTCAAGAGGAAACGAGTCGTCCTGCAGTCTCTCAACTGTCTGGGAATCAGCTGTTCTGaa GACTCGGTCCCTCACATCGCTCTGCTGGCTTCAGGTGGAGGTCAGAGAGCCGCCGTGGCTCTGGTGGGATCTCTCCATCAGATGGAGAAAGACGGTCTGCTGGACTCTGTGCTCTACCTGGGAGGAGTCTCTGGGTCGACATG GTCCATGGCCTCTCTGTACAGTGACCCACAGTGGAGCATGGGGATGGACAGGGCCGTGTCCAGCCTGACGAGTCCAGGGGTGGAGCTGGACGAGGCTCTGTCATGGCTGGGCGAGAGAGCGAAGGAGGAGGACTTCTCTCTCACTGATATCTGGGGGGTGCTGACCTCAGCTGGAATCATGAAACAG ATGGACCTGCGACTTCTTTCTGACGAGGCCGGCCGAAAAGCCACCAACCCCTACCCCATCTACTGCGCCATAGAGAAGTACTTCTTCTCTGAGGGGCCTCTGGAAG cGACCTGGTTTGAGATGAGCCCTCATGAGGCTGGGTTCACAGACCTCGGCCTCTTCATTGAAACGTCTCTTCTGGGCAGCAAGTTCGAGAACggggagctgcaggaggagataGCTGAGATGGACATGGTCAAACTACAAggtgtgtgttcacatggagAG GTGTTTTTGGCAGTGCATTGGCTCATTGGCTTGCTAGTGAACGTCGCCTTCCCGTCATTTCTGGGAGACAAGAGAGACATCGACCTCATCATCGCTCCGGAGTTCACCGCAGGGAACATGTTCGAG AATCTGACTTTGGCCAGAGATTACGCAGCCAAGCTGAAGAAGCCGTTCCCTGAGATAGATGAGAAAATCCTGGAAGAGAGAGACTGGCCGAAGGACTGCTACGTGTTTGAGGGGAAAGAGAAGGAGCCCACCATCGTGTTCATGCCGCTCTTCAACAGAAACAACTGCAAAG ATGCAGAGGAGGTGAAAGCAAAGATGGCGGAGTTCTCCACCTTCCAGCATTCGTACAGTCAGGAGAAAGTGGAGTTATTGTTGGAGACGGGGAAAGAGaacatgaagagaaacaaacaaactctgctGAGAGAGATCAAGAAGGCGGCTGGACGCAGACGCTGCAG GAAGTCTGCCCGGCAAAGATTCTCTGAGTCTTGTCTTTTTGGTTTGGTTTAA